GAGTGGGCCGAGATCACCGAGGAGATCGTCGCCGCCTCCGACGCGGAGTACGGTCTGGCGACTCAGTGGGACATCTACGAGGGGACGTCTTGCTGTACGTGGAACGAAGTCATGTCGTCGTTCGGCGGCGCCTACTTCGGCGGACGCGACAATCTCTTCGGTCCGGTCGGTGATCGTCCGGTGACCGCGGACGAACCGGAGTTCATCGAGGGACTGAAAATGATGCGAACGTTCGTCGCCGAGGAGCAGGGCGAACACACCCTCGAGGAGTACCCGACCGGAATCGCCACCCCGGACATCACCTCGTGGGCGGAGGAAGACGCTCGTAAAGCCATTCTCGACGGCGAGGCCGCCATGCAGCGAAACTGGCCCTACGCGATCAACCTGAACACCGACGGTGCCGAGGACCCGATCCCGGTCGAGGACTACGGCGCCATGCCGATTCCCTACGCCGTGAGCGAAGACGAAGCAGCCCAGCCCGGGACCGGCGGCACCACGGCCGCGCTCGGCGGCTGGCATATCGTCCTCAACCCCAACTCCCAGAACAAGGAGCAGGCCCTCGAGGTCATTCGCGCGACGATGACCGACGAGTTCAACCTCGGCATGTTCGAACTCTACGGCTGGATCCCCCCGAAGCCGAGCCTGTTCGAGACCGAGGAGGCCGAATCGGTCGAGCCGATGGGGAACTACATGCAGACGCTCCGCGTCGCCGGTGAGAACGCGATGCCACGGCCCGTAACGCCGGTCTGGCCCAACGAGTCCAGCCTCATCGCCGAGGAAGTCAACGCGGCTGTCGCCGGCGACAAGAGTCCGGAAGACGCCGCCGCGGATCTCCAGACCGGCCTCGAGGACATCGAATCTCAGGAGTAACGATGAGCACCGAAGACCGAACGCCCGGCCCCGCGCGTGAATCGAATCGATCGGGGCCGATCGTCGCGTTCACGCGGTGGATGGAGAACCTCGGCGAGACGGGGTTCGCCTATCTGCTGTTGACGCCGGTGTTCGTACTACTGACGACGATCGCACTCTATCCGCTGTTGCGGACGCTCGAGCTGTCGATGTATCAGGGCGTCCTATCGGACCCGGAGTTCGTCGGGCTCGAGAATTACGTGCAGCTGTTTACCGGTGCGGCCGACTCCCGACTGCCGGGGTCGACGACGTTCCTGCCGTCGATCAGCGTCGACGGTACGTTCCCGTTCATCCACGTCGGTGGGGTTTTGCGGAGCGCGCTCGCGGTGACGCTCGTCTTCACCGTCGTGAGCGTCTTCTTCGAGACGATCATCGGCTTCGGACAGGCGCTGGTACTCGACCAGGACTTCCGCGGCCGCCGGTGGGTTCGCGCCGCGATCATCATCCCGTGGGCCATCCCGATCGTCGTCCAGGGGATGATGTTCTTCCTGATGTTCCACCCGAGCGCCGGCTTCCTGACGGAACCGCTGGCCAATTTGGGGATCGTCGAACCGACGAACACCCTCAACGATCCGGGCAGTTCGCTGCTGATCATCATGGTGTCGGACATCTGGAAGACGACGGCGTTCATGGCGTTGCTCATCCTCGCCGGGCTCCAGAGCATCGACCGCAGCCTCTACGACGTCGCGGAGGTCGCCGGCGCCACCAAGTGGCAACAGTTCAAGCTGATCACGTTTCCGCTGGTGTTGCCGACGCTCGGCATCGCGATCCTGTTCCGGACGATCCAGGCGATGCGGATCTACGGCCTCATCGATTCGGTTTCGACCTGTTCGACCGTCCCGTCGCTGTCGTGTATGGTCGTCACGACGTTCAACACGAACCGGGGCCTCGCGGCCGCGATCGCGTTCGTCACCGCGGGGATCATCGCCATCGCCGTGCTCGGCGTGATCTACCAACAGTACAAGGAGGGATTCTGAAATGACACCACCGACCGACACCACGTCCGAATCGGGCGACGACGAGACCAGGGGGCCACTCGAGCGGTGGGTCAACGGCGTCGTCACCGAGCCCGACAAGCGCAAGCGGCTGTACAGAGCACTGTTCTACGTCATCACCGGGTTCTTCCTCGTGACGACGTTGTTCCCGTTCTACTGGCTCCTGGTACTCGCCCTGACGCCGAGCGGCGAGATCACGTCCGGTGGCTGGAACGTGGCCGTTCCGCTACTCGGCCAGGTGCCGTTCCCGACGCCGCAGGGATTCAACGTCGCGGCGTTCGTGGAGGTCTTTCAGCAGGTGCCGTTCCACCTCTACGTCTTCAACAGCTTCGTGCTCGCGATCTCCACGACGGCCATCGTCATCGTCCTGGCGAGTCTCGCGGGTTACGTCTTCGGTCGCCTCGAGTTCCCGGGCCGCGGCGTGATGATGCTCGGCATCCTGGCGATCTCGTACTTCCCGCCGGCGGCGTTCCTGATCCCGCTGTTCGAAGCGTTCCTCGGGAACCCGGTAGTGGTGCCGTTTCTGGGGATCGAGTTGTTCACGCCGCCGCGGCTGGTCAACACGCCGCCGTCGATGATCATGCCCTTCAGCGCGCTGTTCCTCCCGCTGTCGATCTTCATCCTCACCACGTTCTACTCGCAGATCCCGGACGGGCTCGAGGACGCGGCTCGCGTGGAGGGGACGACGCGGCTGGGCGCGCTGTTCCGGGTGATCATGCCGCTGTCGGCACCCGGCGTCGTGACCGCGGCCGTGTTGACGTTCATCGCGGTGTACAACGAGTACTTCTTTAGCTCGATCATGTCGCTACAGAACGAACCCACCCAGTGGTCTCCGCTGGTGGGCGGCATTCTGAGCTATCAGACGCAGTATACGACGGACTACAACCTGATGGCGGCGGCGAGCATCGTCGGTGTCCTGCCCATGCTCATCATCGTCATCTTCGCACAGGAAAAAATCGTCAGCGGACTGACTGACGGCGCACTCAAGGAATAACTATGGCACGAGTACAACTCGACAACGTCACGAAACGCTACGAAGACATCGTCGCCGTCGACGAGATGGATCTCGACATCAGGGACGGCGAATTCGTCTGTCTCGTCGGCCCCTCCGGTTGCGGGAAGTCGACGACGATGGAGACCATCGCCGGCCTCACCAAACCGACGGAGGGAACGATCACGATCGGTGACACCGACGTCACCAGACTCCCGCCGAAGGACCGGGGCGTCGCGATGGTCTTCCAGAACATCGCGCTGTTCCCGCACATGGACGTCTACGACAACATCTCCTTCGGGCTGCGACTCCGGAAGTTCGACAAAGAGGAGATCGACAGGCGCGTCGATCACGCCTCCGACATCGTCCAGCTCGAGGGGATGCTCGATCGGATGCCCGACGAGCTCTCCGGCGGGCAACAACAGCGCGTGGCGATCGCCCGCGCGATCGTCCGCGAACCGGACGTCTTCCTGATGGACGAGCCGCTGGCGAACCTGGACGCGAAGCTGCGCGTCCACATGCGGACAGAACTCCAGCGGCTGCACAAGCAACTCGACACGACGATCATCTACGTCACGCACGATCAGGCCGAGGCGATGACCATGTCGGATCGGATCGCCGTCATCAACGCCGGCGAACTCCAGCAGATCGATCCGCCGCTGGTCTGTTACAACGAACCGGCGAACCGGTTCGTCGCCGGCTTCATCGGCTCGCCGTCGATGAACTTCGTCGACGGCGAACTCACCGAGGACGGGCTGGAAACCGACCACTTCGACCTCGAGTTCGACGTCGACGGTCTCGATGTTGCGCCCGGAGAGGCCGTCACGATGGGAGTCCGTCCCGAAGACATCTATCCGGGCCGCTCCGAAGACTCGCCGGCCAGCGCCTCGGCGGTCATCGACGCGACCACCGACGTCCTCGAGCCGATGGGCGACGAGATCTTCGTCTACCTCACGCTCGACGACTCGGGCGGGCAGATGATGACGAGCGGAGAGGCGTCGGCCGCCTCGAATCAGCTGTTGATGAGCGTCGACCCCGACTCGGCGATCGAAGAGGACGACCAGGTCAGCGTCGTGCTCGACCGGTCGAAGATCCACCTCTTCGAGACGGAGTCGGGAGAGGCGATCACTCACGGACTTACCCAGCTATCGGGCCGGGCGGACGTATCCGGCTCGGAAACGGCGAGCACGCGGGCCGGTGCCGATTCCGGAGGTAGCCATGAGTGATATCGTGACGGTCGTCTATTACGGCGGCCTGCTCGTGCTCTACTTCTTCTGGATCTACGGGCTCGTCTCGTTCGGGCTCGATCTGAAGAACAAGGTCATCCCCGGAATCAAGCAGTATCGCCGCGGACGAAAGCGACGCGAAGAAAAACGAGCGCAAGATGATGAACGGACGACGAAAGAAGAACAGCTGTACTGAGCGCGGACGCGCCCCGTCCGTCGAAGCGAACGATTCGACGGAGGCCGGGCGATGAGCGACGACTACGCCGACGTCCGAACCGGTATCGTCGGCCTCGGCAACATCGGTCGGTACCACGCCGATCGTCTCGTCGACCTCGGCGTCCCGCTCGCCGGCGGGATGGACATCGATGCCGAGGCGCGCGCCTCGTTTACCGACCACTACGACGCGGCGGTCTACGACGACTATCACGACCTCTACGACGACGTCGACGCCGTCGTCATCACCACGCCGAACAAGTTCCACGAGGAGTACGCCGTCGCCGCACTCGAGCGGGGACTCCACGTCCTCCTCGAGAAGCCCCTGGCGCACACGATCGAGAGCGCCCGACGGATCGCCGACGCAGCGTCGACCGCCGAGGGAACCTTCAGAATCGGTTTCAACAATCGATTCCTGAACGCCGTCCAGCACATCCGCAATCGGATCGAGAACGGCGAGCTCGGGGAGGTCACGCACGTCGAAGCCAACTACGTCCGTCGGCGGGGCGTCCCCGGCCGCGGAACGTGGTTCACCCGCAAGGAAATTTCCGGGGGCGGTGCGCTCATCGACCTCGGGGTCCACGCGATCGACCTATCGATGTACTTGCTGGGCTATCCGGACGTGAAAGAAGTCTCCGGAGTCACCCGGTCCGAGTTCGGCGGTCGAGACGATTACGCGTACCTCAAGATGTGGGGGCCGGACAGCGGTCCGGGAACCTTCGACGTCGACGACTCTGCGAGCGCCTTCGTCCGCTGTGCGGGCGATCGGACGATTTCCCTCGAGACGGCCTGGGCGACCAACCGACCGGCGACCCACGAGTTCGTCGTCCGCGGCACGGAGGCCGCCGCCCGGTTCGATCTCAAGGACGGCGATCTCACGATCCACTCGGCGGGGTCAGACGGCCAAGATCACTTGCTCGATACGGCCGTCGAAATGCGCGAGAACGATACCCACACCGACGAACAGCGGGCGTTCTTCGACGCGATCACGACCAGCCGCGATATCGGCGGGGGTATCGACGAAGCGATGACCGTACAGCGGATCGTCGACGCGATCTACCGCTCGAGCGAGGGCGGCGGAACCGTCACGCTGGGTGACGCGGAGACCTGATCCGCAGGCCACTCGCGGACGGTCCGGCTCCCCCGGCCGCCGTTCGACGATTCGGAATCGAACGTCGGCGAGGACCGGCAATCGTTCGTCACTGAAGCGGTCTAGAGTAGTACGATTAGCCGTTTTTACAGCCATTTTACCACATTTAGTTTCGTGTAATTTATACTCGGTGAACGTGTGGTCGGAACTGTATGGATATCGGTGTACACACACCACCGCTCGCGGACGAATCGCTCGAGAACGCGCTCGCATATCTCTCCGACGCTGGCGCCGACGCGATCGAACCCGGGGTCGGCGGCTACCCCGGCGACGATCACCTCGACCGCCGGTCGTACCTCGACGACGAGGACGCACAGACCGAGTTGCAGGCCCTGCTCGAGGAGTACGAGATGCGAATCAGCGCGCTGGCGACGCACAACAATCCGCTCCATCCGGGCGACGAGCAGGCCCAGGAGGCGGACACCGAACTCCGCGAAGCGATCCGGCTGGCCGCCCAGCTCGAGGTCGGAACCGTCACCTGCTTCTCGGGACTGCCGGCCGGGAGTCCGACCGACGAGACGCCCAACTGGATCACCGCGCCGTGGCCGTCCGAACACGCCGACGCCCACGAGTACCAGTGGGACGTCGCCCTCGAGTACTGGCGGGACCTCGCCGAGCACGCGGACGATCACG
This portion of the Natrinema salinisoli genome encodes:
- a CDS encoding extracellular solute-binding protein, coding for MSDTHSHGDDTGSSVSRRTFVKAAGASGATASLAGCIYGGESSSEDSVVWGIDPNAEEAVGDEIVSLLQENGADGIDIELQPGDEDTGARRDTYTNLLQAGETQPDLFLMDNGWVNVFIQRGQIANLSEELEDDDLSTVQDEYFEAFTDTARDPESGDLFGVPIFPDYPTMQYRKDYAREAGYDESDFDQWATEPMTWQEWAEITEEIVAASDAEYGLATQWDIYEGTSCCTWNEVMSSFGGAYFGGRDNLFGPVGDRPVTADEPEFIEGLKMMRTFVAEEQGEHTLEEYPTGIATPDITSWAEEDARKAILDGEAAMQRNWPYAINLNTDGAEDPIPVEDYGAMPIPYAVSEDEAAQPGTGGTTAALGGWHIVLNPNSQNKEQALEVIRATMTDEFNLGMFELYGWIPPKPSLFETEEAESVEPMGNYMQTLRVAGENAMPRPVTPVWPNESSLIAEEVNAAVAGDKSPEDAAADLQTGLEDIESQE
- a CDS encoding carbohydrate ABC transporter permease, with amino-acid sequence MSTEDRTPGPARESNRSGPIVAFTRWMENLGETGFAYLLLTPVFVLLTTIALYPLLRTLELSMYQGVLSDPEFVGLENYVQLFTGAADSRLPGSTTFLPSISVDGTFPFIHVGGVLRSALAVTLVFTVVSVFFETIIGFGQALVLDQDFRGRRWVRAAIIIPWAIPIVVQGMMFFLMFHPSAGFLTEPLANLGIVEPTNTLNDPGSSLLIIMVSDIWKTTAFMALLILAGLQSIDRSLYDVAEVAGATKWQQFKLITFPLVLPTLGIAILFRTIQAMRIYGLIDSVSTCSTVPSLSCMVVTTFNTNRGLAAAIAFVTAGIIAIAVLGVIYQQYKEGF
- a CDS encoding carbohydrate ABC transporter permease; translated protein: MTPPTDTTSESGDDETRGPLERWVNGVVTEPDKRKRLYRALFYVITGFFLVTTLFPFYWLLVLALTPSGEITSGGWNVAVPLLGQVPFPTPQGFNVAAFVEVFQQVPFHLYVFNSFVLAISTTAIVIVLASLAGYVFGRLEFPGRGVMMLGILAISYFPPAAFLIPLFEAFLGNPVVVPFLGIELFTPPRLVNTPPSMIMPFSALFLPLSIFILTTFYSQIPDGLEDAARVEGTTRLGALFRVIMPLSAPGVVTAAVLTFIAVYNEYFFSSIMSLQNEPTQWSPLVGGILSYQTQYTTDYNLMAAASIVGVLPMLIIVIFAQEKIVSGLTDGALKE
- a CDS encoding ABC transporter ATP-binding protein; its protein translation is MARVQLDNVTKRYEDIVAVDEMDLDIRDGEFVCLVGPSGCGKSTTMETIAGLTKPTEGTITIGDTDVTRLPPKDRGVAMVFQNIALFPHMDVYDNISFGLRLRKFDKEEIDRRVDHASDIVQLEGMLDRMPDELSGGQQQRVAIARAIVREPDVFLMDEPLANLDAKLRVHMRTELQRLHKQLDTTIIYVTHDQAEAMTMSDRIAVINAGELQQIDPPLVCYNEPANRFVAGFIGSPSMNFVDGELTEDGLETDHFDLEFDVDGLDVAPGEAVTMGVRPEDIYPGRSEDSPASASAVIDATTDVLEPMGDEIFVYLTLDDSGGQMMTSGEASAASNQLLMSVDPDSAIEEDDQVSVVLDRSKIHLFETESGEAITHGLTQLSGRADVSGSETASTRAGADSGGSHE
- a CDS encoding Gfo/Idh/MocA family protein, which gives rise to MSDDYADVRTGIVGLGNIGRYHADRLVDLGVPLAGGMDIDAEARASFTDHYDAAVYDDYHDLYDDVDAVVITTPNKFHEEYAVAALERGLHVLLEKPLAHTIESARRIADAASTAEGTFRIGFNNRFLNAVQHIRNRIENGELGEVTHVEANYVRRRGVPGRGTWFTRKEISGGGALIDLGVHAIDLSMYLLGYPDVKEVSGVTRSEFGGRDDYAYLKMWGPDSGPGTFDVDDSASAFVRCAGDRTISLETAWATNRPATHEFVVRGTEAAARFDLKDGDLTIHSAGSDGQDHLLDTAVEMRENDTHTDEQRAFFDAITTSRDIGGGIDEAMTVQRIVDAIYRSSEGGGTVTLGDAET